Genomic window (Candidatus Zixiibacteriota bacterium):
TGAAAGTGCTATACATATTTCCGCATCCCGACGACGAGTCTTTCGGGGTTGCGCATGCGATGCACAACCAGCGCCGAAATGGGCACAAAGTGCATCTGCTTACACTCACCCGGGGTGGCGCAACAAAACAGCGGCACAAGTTTGAATACAGCATCGATGAGATGGGTGAGCTTCGATTTAAAGAGATGCTTGATGTCGCAAAAGTACTCGATCTCTCCGGAATGACCGTCCTCGATCTGCCCGATTCCGGACTCTCCGAGATGGATCCGCGCATCATTGAAAGAGCAGTTGCCAACGAGATCGAACACATTCAACCGGCTGTCGTCGTCACTTACGCCGTGCATGGTATTAGCGGCTTCCACGATCACCTCGTGACGTATGCGGTGGTCAAACGCGCGTTTGTCACGCTACAGGAGAGAGTATCATATCTGAAACGACTCGCGTTGTTCACGATTACTGAGGATGTTGCAGCCAAAGGCGCGCTATTCAAGCTGAACGGATCGAAACTGGAGAATATCGATTGCATTTTTGATGTAGATGATGTCGATATCGCAGCCGCATACAAAGCGCTCGACTGCTATGTCACATTCAAGGAGACTATCGATAAATCGGGCATTAGGGACTT
Coding sequences:
- a CDS encoding PIG-L family deacetylase, whose product is MKVLYIFPHPDDESFGVAHAMHNQRRNGHKVHLLTLTRGGATKQRHKFEYSIDEMGELRFKEMLDVAKVLDLSGMTVLDLPDSGLSEMDPRIIERAVANEIEHIQPAVVVTYAVHGISGFHDHLVTYAVVKRAFVTLQERVSYLKRLALFTITEDVAAKGALFKLNGSKLENIDCIFDVDDVDIAAAYKALDCYVTFKETIDKSGIRDFIGKRVVFEFYREKFDPPVQSLFDRLHT